The uncultured Fusobacterium sp. genome includes a window with the following:
- a CDS encoding FAD-dependent oxidoreductase, translating to MKKWVCSICGIVCEGDHAPEVCPICNVGSEYFSEVKSEEKKVENVEKDKKLSGKVWRCTVCDEVFPYDECPDTCPVCGVGKDLFEVTEIQEAPEEVAKGKDEKILIIGSGVAAVSAADGARGKNSSAEIEIIGEEQADPYYRTKLTEYLCEDMEMDRLKIKKDSWYEDKNIKLTKGVRVTSIDNENKKVVLSNGEVREFDKLILATGAKCFVPPIKNSNVSGVFVIRNMEDTEKVKEYAKNCKRAVVIGGGVLGLEAAWGLKLLGIETSVIEMMQRILPKQLDEQGSEILEAAIEQAGVKIFKGVVVSAIEGEEKVTSIALENGQHILADLVIISAGIAPNKELAQNLGLNIGRGIVVNEKMETSIKDIYACGDVAEYNGKIIGLWQVAMEQGKTAGINACGGEAQYKEQIQPLNFDGMNIKLISIGTIGNSDNSEEFVQEIDTTKKLYKKLYFENNKLKGAILIGDVSKGITLIKGVRENDDKNTIMRKLYI from the coding sequence ATGAAAAAGTGGGTATGTAGTATTTGTGGAATAGTATGTGAAGGAGATCATGCACCAGAAGTATGTCCAATTTGTAATGTTGGAAGTGAATATTTTTCTGAAGTAAAATCTGAAGAGAAAAAAGTAGAAAATGTAGAAAAAGATAAAAAGCTTTCTGGAAAAGTTTGGAGATGTACAGTATGTGATGAGGTATTTCCATATGATGAGTGTCCAGATACTTGTCCAGTTTGTGGAGTAGGAAAAGATCTATTTGAAGTGACAGAGATTCAAGAGGCTCCAGAAGAGGTAGCTAAAGGAAAAGATGAAAAGATTTTAATAATAGGAAGTGGAGTTGCAGCAGTTTCAGCAGCTGATGGAGCAAGAGGAAAAAATAGTTCAGCTGAAATTGAAATTATTGGAGAAGAACAAGCAGATCCATATTATAGAACAAAATTAACTGAATATCTTTGTGAAGATATGGAAATGGATAGATTAAAAATAAAAAAAGATAGTTGGTATGAAGATAAAAATATAAAATTAACTAAAGGAGTAAGAGTAACTTCAATAGATAATGAAAATAAAAAAGTTGTTCTTTCAAATGGAGAAGTAAGAGAATTTGACAAACTTATCTTAGCAACAGGAGCAAAATGCTTTGTTCCACCAATTAAAAACTCAAATGTATCTGGAGTTTTTGTAATAAGAAATATGGAAGATACTGAAAAAGTAAAAGAGTATGCTAAGAATTGTAAAAGAGCAGTAGTTATTGGTGGAGGAGTGCTTGGATTAGAAGCTGCTTGGGGATTAAAATTATTAGGAATAGAAACATCAGTTATAGAGATGATGCAAAGAATATTACCTAAACAATTAGATGAACAAGGATCAGAAATATTAGAAGCTGCTATAGAACAAGCAGGGGTAAAAATATTTAAAGGTGTAGTTGTAAGTGCTATAGAAGGAGAGGAAAAAGTGACTTCTATTGCATTAGAAAATGGACAACATATATTAGCTGACCTAGTTATTATAAGTGCTGGAATAGCTCCAAATAAAGAGTTAGCTCAAAACTTAGGTTTAAATATAGGTAGAGGTATAGTTGTAAATGAAAAAATGGAAACTTCTATAAAGGATATTTATGCTTGTGGAGATGTGGCAGAATACAATGGAAAAATAATTGGATTGTGGCAAGTAGCTATGGAGCAAGGAAAGACTGCTGGAATAAATGCTTGTGGAGGAGAAGCTCAATATAAAGAGCAAATCCAACCATTAAATTTTGATGGAATGAATATAAAATTAATCTCTATAGGAACAATTGGAAATAGTGATAATAGTGAAGAATTTGTCCAAGAGATAGATACTACAAAAAAATTGTACAAAAAACTTTATTTTGAAAATAATAAATTAAAAGGTGCAATATTAATAGGAGATGTATCAAAAGGAATCACACTTATTAAAGGTGTAAGAGAAAATGATGATAAAAACACTATTATGAGAAAATTATATATATAA
- the trxA gene encoding thioredoxin, with amino-acid sequence MSGLINLNEITFQEKVIEGKGKVIVDFWAEWCGPCKLLSPILEEVSNILDMKIYKVNVDENPSLAGQFGIKSIPTIVIFDDGVRVKEVVGLRPKEEIIEKLTVY; translated from the coding sequence GTGAGTGGTTTAATAAACTTGAATGAGATTACTTTTCAAGAAAAAGTAATAGAAGGCAAGGGAAAAGTAATTGTAGACTTTTGGGCTGAATGGTGTGGTCCATGCAAATTGTTATCTCCAATTCTAGAAGAGGTGTCAAATATACTAGATATGAAAATATATAAAGTGAATGTTGATGAAAATCCTAGTCTTGCAGGACAATTTGGAATAAAGAGCATCCCCACTATAGTTATCTTTGATGATGGAGTAAGAGTTAAAGAAGTGGTAGGACTTAGACCTAAAGAAGAGATAATTGAAAAATTAACTGTTTATTAG